From a single Strix uralensis isolate ZFMK-TIS-50842 chromosome 25, bStrUra1, whole genome shotgun sequence genomic region:
- the RLF gene encoding zinc finger protein Rlf isoform X2, with translation MRIKHLMKSNCIPQATFLSKLCADSPEIANVSSFRQAYITCVCSMLPNEDSIKEIAKVDCKEVLDIICNLESEGQENTAFILCTTYLTHQLQTANVYCSWELTLFWSKLQRRIDPSLDSFLERCRQFGIIAKTLQHLFFLIRVIQSEAEEAGLAVSVLLCVRALQIRSNGSDEMKTSVCKTIACLLPEDLEVRRACQLTEFLLEPTLSGFNVLEELYMQPDQKFDEENALVPNSLRCELLLALKAYWPFDPEFWDWKTLKRHCLKLLGKVASDSEDDASCNMSINETDMLETFFSDYDETKEHKYYDGKDTVSHPKEKARVKKPIGSSERYQRWLQYKFFCVLCKRECIEARILHHSKMHMEDGVYTCPVCTKKFKRKEIFVPHVMEHVKMPPSRTHRPKKKIILKKERSPQKTTSSSSPPPVFQEKSHQPQLPESFENDTHEYVTFSQLENCQLQDRDIYPCPGTDCSRVFKQFKYLSVHLKAEHQNNDENAKHYLDMKNRREKCAFCRRHFMTSFHLREHERVHCGPQPYMCVSMDCYARFGSVNELLNHKQTHDDLRYKCELNGCNIVFSDLGQLYHHEAQHFRDASYTCNFFGCKKFYYSKTEFQNHLAVHNIEVSNGEVKQTLKLEESVSKDKRSYLPESQLREQSENSNLNNLDPSGSQGIPQIKEEALSDSEDLDSESNCSLHGGDHSTDAAVNQGQVSPLLIETMAHNQSVPGFRMSQEGVFHPADVKQQCSNVAVCFDEKKLSCGFEGCCSTHKNSRSMQKHLRRAHPYSFKGRKNMEMKTKDFLDLLSDAQDSKSPTDISTELGHNSDTNVDSPESLYCTIDAKGSNGLKEETCPSSPETSFHDSSKDSNIEDNMLELMLGLKHLSLKNSNIQNSSRHKPFLGSLQSYSSRDAKCPESVDETTSKFQLQEQDNLPSQYLTQLAAKPFFCECQGCTCEFVTREALLMHYVKKHNYSKEMVLQLNMFQHRYSPFKCHICQRSFTRKTHLRIHYRNKHQIGCERAAHKVCSNEKFDHVGLCTDDMHKNSTVPTPVCATNTEFSEHSDHSEQLCHPKKEDCSSETDLESSEETDNNVTGKTSNIASLDSHREELEARQGRGSKRTVAKGNLCYILHKYHKPFHCIHKSCNSAFTNQKGLIRHYRTVHQYNKEQLCLEKDKARTKRELVKCKKIFACTYKECGKRFLCSKALAKHCSDFHNEHLDDQKLLSEAESARFACNQAHCPAVFYTFNKLKQHLIEEHANEEKVNKDFEIHCDLNGCDRIFTNYSHYSQHVYFRHSEYYDSLFGNQKEEEDNQDKDKNEQSYVKDSIDISKQNGKQSKEKPKRISRSREKHLMNFKTKEEALQMCKEKSNQTQYPCMVQGCLSVVKLESSIVRHYKRTHQMTSMYIEQRLQKLVVCVKCGIMIEKQSCSEPATDLNKKGVKVKEDKSANPESVQESEKPLVPNTDCDPQDVSNEDQKRCPSSSGSFDGSAFMYSGTLKYNHSSKNTSFEEHSIRETDTCKTEDFSENSEKENSSYFPSLQLELPREKDPEGCQHSAVSQNAKRNVLCATKDKFQKPPVSKPFDLKTYKPMGFESSFLKFIQESEGKDDDDDDDFDEVVEWESPEQLPVDKTLQKEGDSQGDAPVNNFVNDKNVIITQNNHGQLTEIQPLLSESSSAPSLENLRAILDKALTDCGDLALKQLHYLRPVVVLERSKFSTPLIDLFPTKKADELCVGST, from the coding sequence gcagaAGAAGCAGGACTTGCTGTATCTGTTTTGTTATGTGTGAGAGCCCTTCAGATCAGATCAAACGGAAGTGATGAAATGAAGACGTCAGTATGTAAAACAATTGCATGCCTTTTACCAGAAGACCTTGAAGTTAGAAGAGCTTGTCAGCTCACAGAATTCTTACTTGAGCCAACTTTGAGTGGATTTAATGTGTTGGAAGAGCTCTATATGCAACCAGATCAAAAATTTGATGAAGAAAATGCACTGGTTCCAAATTCACTCCGCTGTGAGCTGCTGTTAGCTTTAAAAGCATATTGGCCATTTGATCCTGAATTTTGGGACTGGAAGACTTTAAAGCGACATTGCCTTAAACTGTTAGGGAAAGTAGCTTCTGATTCTGAGGATGATGCAAGTTGTAATATGTCAATCAATGAAACCGACATGTTAGAAACATTCTTTAGTGACTATGATGAGacaaaagaacataaatattaTGATGGAAAAGACACAGTGAGCCACCctaaagaaaaagcaagagtTAAAAAACCAATTGGTTCGTCAGAAAGATACCAGAGATGGCTTCAATACAAATTTTTTTGTGTCCTCTGCAAAAGGGAGTGTATAGAGGCTAGAATACTGCATCATTCTAAAATGCATATGGAAGATGGTGTTTATACGTGTCCAGTGTGTACAAAAAAGttcaagagaaaggaaatttttGTACCACATGTAATGGAGCATGTTAAAATGCCACCTAGTAGAACACACAGacctaaaaagaaaataatactgaaaaaagaGAGATCACCACAAAAGACAACATCTTCCAGCAGCCCACCCCCAGTGTTTCAGGAAAAGTCACATCAGCCGCAGCTGCCTGAAAGCTTTGAAAATGACACACATGAATATGTCACATTCAGCCAACTGGAAAACTGCCAGCTGCAAGACAGAGACATCTACCCATGTCCCGGAACAGATTGTTCTAGAGtctttaaacagtttaaatacTTAAGTGTACATCTGAAAGCTGAACATCAAAACAACGATGAGAATGCGAAACACTACTTGGATatgaaaaacaggagagagaagtgTGCTTTCTGTCGCCGACACTTCATGACATCCTTTCACCTGCGGGAGCACGAGCGTGTGCACTGTGGACCTCAGCCTTATATGTGTGTGTCGATGGATTGCTATGCCAGGTTTGGGTCAGTTAATGAGCTTCTCAATCACAAACAAACACACGATGATCTTCGTTATAAGTGTGAGCTAAATGGCTGTAATATTGTTTTCAGTGACTTAGGGCAACTTTACCATCACGAGGCACAGCACTTCAGAGATGCGTCATACACCTGCAACTTCTTTGGTTGCAAAAAGTTTTATTATTCaaaaactgaatttcagaatCACCTTGCAGTGCATAATATTGAAGTGTCAAATGGGGAAGTGAAGCAAACACTAAAACTTGAAGAGTCGGTTTCAAAAGACAAACGCAGTTATCTTCCAGAGTCCCAACTGCGTGAACAATCTGAAAATTCCAATCTGAATAACTTGGATCCCtcaggctctcagggaattccACAGATTAAGGAAGAAGCTCTCTCTGACAGTGAAGACCTAGACAGTGAAAGTAACTGCAGTCTTCATGGTGGGGACCACAGCACAGATGCTGCAGTAAACCAAGGCCAGGTGTCTCCTCTACTGATTGAAACAATGGCTCACAATCAGTCTGTTCCAGGCTTTCGCATGTCCCAGGAGGGAGTCTTCCATCCAGCAGATGTGAAACAACAGTGTTCCAATGTGGCAGTTTGCTTCGATGAAAAAAAACTTTCCTGTGGTTTTGAAGGCTGCTGTTCCACACACAAAAATTCCAGAAGTATGCAAAAACACCTTCGCAGGGCCCATCCATATAGCTTTAAAGgtagaaaaaatatggaaatgaaaactaaagACTTTCTCGATCTGTTGAGTGATGCTCAGGACAGTAAATCCCCTACAGATATTAGTACAGAGTTAGGTCATAATTCAGATACAAATGTTGACTCTCCAGAAAGCTTGTATTGTACTATAGATGCTAAAGGCAGCAATGGCCTGAAGGAAGAAACCTGTCCTTCCTCCCCAGAAACATCATTTCATGATAGTTCTAAAGATTCAAATATTGAAGATAACATGTTGGAACTAATGTTAGGCTTGAAACATCTAAGCTTAAAAAATTCTAACATTCAGAATTCTTCAAGACACAAGCCTTTTTTGGGCTCTTTACAGTCCTATTCATCTAGGGATGCCAAGTGCCCTGAGTCAGTAGATGAAACTACCTCAAAATTTCAGCTTCAAGAGCAAGATAATTTACCCAGCCAGTATCTTACTCAGCTGGCAGCTAAACCATTTTTCTGTGAATGTCAAGGATGTACGTGTGAGTTTGTGACCAGAGAAGCTCTCTTAATGCATTATGTGAAAAAGCATAACTATTCAAAGGAAATGGTTCTTCAGTTAAATATGTTCCAGCATCGGTACTCACCATTTaagtgtcatatttgccaaagatCATTTACAAGAAAAACACACCTTAGAATTCACTATAGAAACAAACATCAAATTGGCTGTGAGAGGGCAGCTCACAAGGTATGTTCTAATGAAAAATTTGATCATGTAGGTTTATGTACAGATGACATGCATAAAAATAGCACTGTTCCAACACCTGTCTGTGCAACcaacactgaattcagtgaaCATTCAGACCACTCTGAACAGCTGTGTCATCCTAAAAAGGAAGACTGTAGTTCCGAGACAGATTTGGAGTCCAGTGAAGAGACAGACAATAATGTAACAGGAAAAACATCTAACATAGCTTCTCTGGACAGTCATAGGGAAGAACTGGAAGCAAGACAGGGAAGAGGAAGCAAAAGAACAGTTGCGAAAGGAAACTTATGTTATATATTGCATAAGTACCACAAACCATTTCATTGTATACATAAAAGTTGCAACTCAGCATTTACCAACCAGAAAGGTTTGATTCGCCATTATAGGACTGTTCACCAGTATAACAAAGAACAGCTCTGCTTAGAAAAAGACAAGGCAAGAACAAAAAGGGAACTTgtcaaatgtaaaaaaatatttgcatgcacATACAAGGAGTGTGGTAAGCGTTTTCTATGTTCTAAAGCTCTTGCTAAGCATTGTAGTGACTTCCACAATGAACACTTAGATGATCAAAAACTGCTTTCTGAAGCTGAATCTGCAAGATTTGCTTGTAACCAAGCCCATTGCCCTGCTGTATTTTATACCTTTAATAAGCTTAAACAGCACCTAATAGAAGAACATGCCaatgaagaaaaagtaaacaaagattTTGAAATCCATTGTGACCTTAATGGCTGTGATCGAATTTTCACAAATTACAGTCACTACTCTCAACATGTGTATTTCCGACATAGTGAATATTATGATAGTCTCTTTGGAAatcagaaagaggaggaagataaCCAAGATaaagataaaaatgaacaaaGTTATGTGAAAGACAGTATTGACATAAGCAAGCAGAATGGGAAGCAGtcaaaagaaaaacctaaaagaaTTAGCAGGAGTAGAGAAAAACATTTGatgaatttcaaaacaaaagaggAGGCCCTACAAATGTGCAAAGAGAAGTCTAACCAGACCCAGTACCCTTGCATGGTTCAGGGATGTCTGTCTGTTGTCAAACTGGAAAGCAGCATAGTGAGGCACTACAAGCGCACCCATCAGATGACCAGTATGTACATAGAGCAGCGGCTTCAGAAACTCGTGGTTTGTGTTAAATGTGGCATCATGATTGAAAAACAGTCCTGCTCCGAACCAGCTACAGACTTGAATAAAAAAGGTGTAAAAGTTAAAGAGGATAAATCGGCTAATCCTGAGTCTGTGCAGGAAAGTGAAAAACCTCTTGTTCCAAATACTGACTGTGATCCTCAAGATGTAAGCAATGAAGACCAAAAAAGATGTCCATCGAGTAGTGGGAGTTTTGATGGCAGTGCCTTTATGTATTCAGGCACTTTAAAATATAACCACAGTTCAAAGAACACCTCTTTTGAAGAGCATAGCATCAGGGAGACAGATACGTGtaaaactgaagatttttctgaaaatagtgAAAAAGAGAATAGCTCTTATTTCCCTAGTTTACAATTAGAGTTGCCAAGAGAGAAAGACCCAGAAGGATGTCAACATAGCGCAGTTAgtcaaaatgcaaaaagaaacGTACTTTGTGCTACGAAAGACAAATTTCAGAAGCCTCCAGTGTCAAAACCGTTTGATTTAAAGACATATAAACCAATGGGATTTgagtcttcatttttaaaatttattcaggAAAGTGAGGGGAAGgatgatgatgacgatgatgaTTTTGATGAAGTAGTAGAATGGGAGTCTCCTGAGCAGTTGCCGGTAGATAAAACCTTGCAAAAAGAGGGAGACAGTCAAGGGGATGCACCAGTAAACAACTTtgtaaatgacaaaaatgtaATCATAACCCAAAATAATCACGGGCAGCTAACAGAAATCCAGCCCTTGTTGTCAGAATCGTCATCTGCCCCTTCTTTAGAAAATTTGAGGGCAATCTTGGACAAGGCGCTAACGGACTGTGGAGACCTTGCCTTAAAACAGCTTCATTACTTAAGACCAGTAGTTGTTCTTGAAAGATCCAAGTTTTCCACACCCCTCATAGACTTATTTCCGACAAAAAAGGCAGATGAGCTTTGTGTAGGAAGTACGTAA